A single region of the Oncorhynchus keta strain PuntledgeMale-10-30-2019 chromosome 4, Oket_V2, whole genome shotgun sequence genome encodes:
- the LOC118377217 gene encoding P2Y purinoceptor 4-like: MDSAINSHLVQNLSILLSAGYSNETCRFDEEFKYILLPVSYSLVCVLGLVLNSVALWVFLTKMRPWNTSTVYMFHLALSDFLYVLSLPTLIYYYANRSHWRFGVAACKIVRFLFYANLYSSILFLTCISVHRYLGICHPIKALTMVKPRHAHAVCGMVWAAVTACLVPNLIFVTTSQRDNDTMCHDTTNPEQFEEYVDYSSAVMVLLFGVPFMVIMVCYFLMALALCRPRRGLSSSQQNSPSRTKSIKLIVVVLVVFAVCFVPFHITRTLYYTYRVLNAKCEFLNKVNFAYKITRPLASVNSCIDPLLYFLAGDHYRSKLVKALTGNRPTTTRLSAACLKKRPKKNHEIALVYKNPEPKASVEPMR, translated from the coding sequence ATGGACTCAGCCATTAACAGCCACCTTGTGCAGAACCTGTCCATTCTTCTGAGTGCTGGTTATTCCAACGAGACCTGCCGCTTTGATGAGGAGTTTAAGTACATCCTACTGCCTGTTTCCTATAGCCTGGTGTGTGTTCTGGGTCTGGTGCTGAACTCTGTGGCTCTGTGGGTGTTCCTGACCAAGATGCGACCGTGGAACACCAGCACCGTCTACATGTTCCACCTGGCCCTCTCAGACTTCCTGTACGTTCTATCCCTACCCACCCTCATCTACTACTACGCTAACCGCAGCCACTGGCGCTTCGGCGTGGCCGCCTGCAAGATCGTCCGCTTCTTGTTCTACGCCAACCTCTACAGCAGCATCCTCTTCCTCACCTGCATCAGCGTCCATCGCTACCTGGGCATCTGCCACCCCATCAAGGCCCTGACCATGGTGAAGCCACGCCATGCCCACGCCGTGTGTGGAATGGTGTGGGCTGCTGTCACGGCGTGTCTGGTGCCCAACCTCATCTTTGTCACCACCAGCCAGAGGGACAACGACACGATGTGTCACGATACGACCAATCCCGAGCAGTTTGAGGAGTATGTGGACTACAGCTCTGCGGTCATGGTCCTGCTGTTCGGCGTCCCCTTCATGGTTATCATGGTCTGCTACTTTCTGATGGCACTGGCTCTGTGTCGGCCCAGACGGGGGCTCTCGTCCAGCCAGCAGAACTCACCCTCCCGCACCAAGTCCATCAAGCTAattgtggtggtgctggtggtgttcGCCGTGTGTTTTGTACCCTTCCATATCACACGCACCCTCTACTATACCTACCGTGTACTGAATGCCAAATGTGAATTCCTGAACAAAGTCAACTTTGCCTATAAGATCACCAGGCCTCTGGCCAGTGTGAACAGTTGTATTGATCCCCTCCTGTATTTCCTGGCTGGGGATCACTACCGCTCTAAGCTGGTCAAAGCTCTCACTGGAAATAGACCGACAACCACCAGGCTCTCTGCTGCCTGCCTGAAAAAGCGCCCCAAAAAGAACCATGAGATCGCGTTGGTCTATAAGAACCCAGAGCCTAAAGCCAGCGTTGAACCTATGAGATAG